The Chelatococcus sp. HY11 genome includes a window with the following:
- a CDS encoding type II toxin-antitoxin system HipA family toxin, producing the protein MAHLLDVWFGETKAGALAQDEAGALSFAYDPGYLTGPDPRAISFSMPLQEAPYTDRVVRPFFSGLLPDEGARQRLAGALGISAGNAFGLLEVIGGECAGALSLYPAGEAPPSSDDDGIEILSQPRLEEILGKLRERPLLGGEEGVRLSLAGAQDKIAVCVEGDAIGLAKGGRPTTHILKPFIQALDGTVENELFCLRLAARLKLPVPSVEMRYGGTIPFLLVERYDRAAHNDGTITRLHQEDFCQALSVPPELKYEEEGGPGTERSLGLIDRATARPAADRLAFIRALIFHYLVGNADAHGKNYALLYRGKVPDLAPLYDVVCTAAYPRLAKKQAMAIGGRAVPDTIQLKHWLTLVPETRGAQRLLVKDIADLAGRIGKEADGLLAEFEEGGTKNKVLKAVRAVIETRATYLLRIAGNV; encoded by the coding sequence ATGGCGCATCTGCTGGATGTGTGGTTCGGCGAGACGAAGGCCGGTGCGCTCGCTCAGGACGAGGCGGGGGCTCTGAGCTTTGCTTATGACCCCGGCTATCTCACGGGGCCGGACCCGCGCGCCATCTCTTTTTCGATGCCACTGCAGGAGGCTCCCTATACGGATAGGGTTGTTCGCCCTTTCTTCTCCGGCCTGTTGCCGGATGAAGGGGCGCGCCAGCGTCTGGCGGGTGCGCTCGGAATCTCGGCGGGCAACGCTTTCGGGCTGCTGGAAGTTATCGGCGGTGAATGTGCCGGTGCCTTGTCTCTCTATCCGGCTGGTGAGGCACCGCCCTCGTCCGACGATGACGGCATCGAAATTTTGAGCCAGCCCCGCCTTGAGGAAATCCTCGGCAAGCTGCGTGAACGCCCTTTGCTCGGCGGCGAGGAAGGGGTGCGGCTTTCGCTCGCCGGCGCGCAGGACAAAATTGCTGTCTGCGTGGAAGGCGATGCCATTGGGCTCGCCAAAGGCGGGCGCCCGACGACGCATATCCTGAAGCCTTTCATCCAGGCGCTCGACGGCACGGTTGAGAACGAGCTGTTCTGTCTGCGGCTGGCAGCGCGCCTGAAGCTTCCCGTGCCTTCTGTCGAAATGCGCTACGGCGGAACGATCCCGTTTCTTCTTGTGGAACGCTACGACCGTGCCGCCCACAATGACGGGACCATCACGCGTCTTCATCAAGAGGACTTCTGTCAGGCGCTCAGCGTGCCGCCAGAACTCAAATATGAGGAAGAAGGGGGGCCGGGAACAGAGCGGTCGTTGGGGCTGATCGACCGGGCCACCGCTCGCCCGGCGGCGGATCGGCTGGCCTTCATACGTGCGCTGATTTTCCATTACCTTGTCGGCAATGCCGACGCGCACGGGAAGAATTATGCCTTGCTTTATCGCGGTAAGGTTCCCGACCTTGCGCCACTCTACGATGTCGTCTGCACGGCCGCCTATCCGCGGCTTGCGAAGAAACAAGCCATGGCGATTGGCGGGCGGGCGGTCCCTGACACCATCCAGTTGAAACACTGGCTGACGCTCGTGCCAGAAACGCGAGGCGCGCAGCGCTTGTTAGTCAAGGACATCGCCGATCTTGCTGGACGCATCGGGAAAGAGGCGGACGGGCTTCTGGCCGAGTTTGAGGAAGGCGGCACCAAAAATAAGGTCCTGAAGGCCGTCCGCGCGGTTATTGAGACGCGTGCGACTTATCTCCTGCGGATTGCAGGCAACGTGTGA
- a CDS encoding IS5 family transposase — translation MCGRHKKGTQEAEALGRSRGGFTTKLHARCDAKGRPLGFLLTPGQTHDTQGFAPLFRMISDRIEAFLADKGYDADAIREEIAEADIEAVIPAKSNRRDPIPHDKAKYKWRNQIERLFNRLKNWRRVATRYDKTKESYLGFVAIAAVKLWIPFVHER, via the coding sequence TTGTGCGGTCGGCATAAAAAGGGGACTCAGGAGGCCGAGGCGCTTGGCCGATCGCGCGGCGGCTTCACCACCAAGCTCCATGCCCGATGCGATGCCAAAGGCCGTCCGCTCGGTTTCCTCCTGACGCCCGGGCAAACCCACGACACCCAAGGCTTTGCGCCTTTGTTTCGGATGATTTCCGACCGGATCGAGGCTTTCCTGGCCGACAAGGGCTACGATGCAGACGCCATTCGCGAGGAGATCGCTGAGGCCGACATCGAAGCCGTCATCCCCGCAAAGAGCAATCGGCGCGACCCGATCCCGCACGACAAAGCCAAATACAAATGGCGAAACCAGATCGAGCGGCTCTTCAACAGGCTGAAGAATTGGCGACGCGTCGCCACCCGATACGACAAGACCAAGGAATCCTACCTCGGCTTTGTCGCCATCGCCGCAGTCAAACTATGGATACCCTTTGTCCACGAGCGCTAG
- a CDS encoding LysR family transcriptional regulator, whose protein sequence is MNTSGMELRQLGYFAVACQNPNLVAAAAELGIAQSTLSAGLQALGEQFGVALFQHAGKRVYPQPAALWLFRNAVTLLHAESFARAYIQSGAEGGIRRVAIDLNLSFAIGRLSKALGRCVELLHPLNPDVFFDYRFLFGPEGPASEPSGVGPLIAADPCGVIEIDMIDPSHSGSRDMIPLIDDPWVAVSLAKPLGEVESTPLVLLRMSRDLQNSLMQAAEAGGFAHRIQIVDEDPTRLPRLMIEQPQAAFVMPRSMLSNRLGLIDVHVEPLRLGASRWIGARIRVDHPAARVFVDALRNILQSREQNVVFQPKITLRQMRYFQLLHRSGGIAAAARAANVTQPAVTAQLRKLEQTLDTPLYRIAGGSLAINTAGERLRTVVDAIEVGLKKIATGRDAVVAGHSQLVRIGMIPVADSGSTVARAMAAAITSLRRAWPGYTFRIVEARTKTLHDLVSSGAVAFAVVETANAQATRVPLGLYEPLALIANKALGLEDGVAIPFSRLKDLPLVLGGASFGIRALLDQAARATGIRLRACIEVESFPLSLAMVEQDELCTVLPPQAVLDSALRERVTVSTLVDPVIRQPLNVIFSGQRALSDVERDFIALLKQQLSAVLQKNTEYGNEVARP, encoded by the coding sequence ATGAACACATCGGGGATGGAACTGAGACAGCTCGGTTACTTTGCTGTCGCTTGCCAGAATCCCAACTTGGTGGCGGCCGCGGCGGAACTTGGCATCGCACAGTCGACCCTGAGCGCTGGTCTGCAGGCTCTGGGGGAACAGTTTGGCGTTGCCTTGTTCCAGCATGCGGGTAAGCGTGTCTATCCCCAGCCGGCGGCGCTCTGGCTGTTCAGGAATGCCGTCACGCTGCTGCACGCGGAGAGCTTCGCACGCGCCTATATTCAGTCAGGAGCGGAGGGCGGCATTCGGCGCGTCGCCATTGATCTCAATCTCAGCTTTGCCATCGGGCGGTTGTCGAAGGCCCTCGGGCGTTGCGTCGAGCTGCTGCATCCTCTGAATCCCGATGTTTTCTTCGACTACAGATTTCTTTTTGGTCCCGAGGGGCCCGCGAGCGAGCCGAGTGGGGTGGGGCCACTGATCGCCGCCGATCCATGCGGGGTGATCGAGATCGACATGATCGATCCCAGCCATTCCGGAAGCCGGGATATGATCCCGCTGATCGACGATCCCTGGGTGGCGGTATCGCTGGCGAAGCCATTAGGGGAGGTCGAGAGCACACCGCTTGTGCTGCTCCGGATGTCGCGAGACCTGCAGAACAGCTTGATGCAGGCGGCAGAAGCAGGCGGTTTCGCTCATCGAATTCAGATCGTCGACGAGGACCCGACCCGGCTGCCGCGGCTGATGATCGAGCAACCCCAGGCCGCCTTTGTCATGCCGCGCAGCATGCTGTCGAACCGGTTGGGTCTTATCGACGTCCATGTCGAGCCGCTGCGGCTGGGCGCGTCGCGGTGGATAGGCGCACGCATCCGCGTTGACCATCCTGCCGCGCGTGTATTCGTGGATGCGCTCAGAAATATTCTGCAGAGCCGCGAGCAGAATGTTGTCTTTCAGCCGAAGATTACGCTGCGGCAGATGCGCTACTTCCAGCTTTTGCATCGCAGCGGTGGCATCGCCGCCGCGGCGCGGGCCGCGAACGTGACACAGCCGGCTGTTACCGCCCAGCTTCGCAAGCTTGAGCAGACCCTCGATACACCTCTCTATCGCATCGCGGGCGGCAGTCTGGCGATCAATACGGCTGGCGAGAGGCTGCGCACGGTTGTCGATGCCATCGAGGTTGGGCTGAAGAAGATTGCGACCGGGCGTGACGCGGTGGTTGCGGGCCATAGCCAGCTCGTTCGCATTGGCATGATTCCCGTTGCGGACAGTGGCAGCACGGTCGCCAGGGCCATGGCCGCCGCGATCACCAGCTTGCGCCGTGCATGGCCCGGGTACACTTTCAGGATCGTCGAGGCGCGGACGAAGACGCTGCACGATCTCGTCAGTAGCGGTGCTGTCGCCTTCGCGGTCGTGGAAACCGCAAATGCCCAGGCGACGCGTGTTCCACTTGGCCTTTATGAACCGCTGGCCCTGATCGCCAACAAGGCGCTTGGCCTCGAAGACGGCGTCGCCATTCCGTTCTCGCGGTTGAAGGATCTCCCGCTCGTCCTTGGTGGAGCGTCCTTCGGAATACGCGCCCTGCTCGACCAGGCGGCCAGGGCGACGGGGATAAGGCTTAGAGCCTGCATTGAAGTCGAGTCATTTCCCCTAAGCCTTGCGATGGTGGAGCAGGATGAGCTCTGCACCGTGCTTCCGCCGCAAGCCGTGCTGGATAGCGCGCTCCGTGAACGCGTAACGGTTTCCACGTTGGTCGACCCCGTCATACGGCAGCCGCTCAACGTGATATTCTCGGGACAGCGGGCGTTGAGTGATGTCGAGCGCGACTTCATCGCGCTCCTGAAGCAGCAGTTGTCGGCGGTTCTGCAGAAAAACACGGAATACGGAAACGAGGTTGCGCGGCCCTGA
- a CDS encoding ABC transporter substrate-binding protein, producing MSIAGRAFILAASLVAGIGMAEAAPDSLTKAGKIVFCSDLNSPPNQYMAEDGSTPTGVAIDMLKGIGDELKLPIEIMNVKFSGIFPALDTGQCDAIMASTSKSPERLQKYNFVDYWAVASGLLVKKGNPQNLKTYLDLSGKRVAVLLGSANQRRLEAANEELTKLGKPPMEIAAFPGNTIAFQELDLGRVDAMVGDTLVLSYFQTRSNGKFEIGGAPVPPSTLGIIVTKPREDVAAAFRKALDDLQASGKLQAMADKWGVAAGMTMCTSAKPCP from the coding sequence ATGTCCATAGCCGGTCGCGCATTCATCCTGGCAGCTTCGCTGGTGGCCGGTATCGGCATGGCCGAAGCCGCACCCGATTCCCTCACCAAGGCGGGCAAGATTGTCTTCTGCTCGGACCTCAACAGCCCTCCCAACCAGTATATGGCAGAGGATGGCTCGACCCCGACCGGTGTCGCTATCGACATGCTGAAGGGCATTGGTGACGAGCTCAAGCTGCCGATCGAGATCATGAACGTGAAGTTCTCCGGCATCTTTCCCGCTCTCGATACCGGCCAGTGCGACGCCATCATGGCCAGCACCTCCAAGAGCCCAGAGCGTCTTCAAAAGTACAATTTCGTCGATTACTGGGCGGTGGCCTCGGGTCTGCTCGTCAAGAAGGGCAACCCGCAAAATCTGAAGACCTATCTCGACCTGTCCGGCAAGCGCGTCGCGGTGCTCCTTGGCAGCGCCAACCAGCGCCGCCTGGAGGCCGCGAACGAGGAATTGACCAAGCTCGGCAAGCCGCCCATGGAGATCGCCGCTTTCCCCGGCAATACGATCGCATTCCAGGAACTTGATCTGGGCCGCGTCGACGCCATGGTCGGCGATACCCTGGTGTTGTCCTATTTCCAGACACGATCGAACGGCAAGTTCGAAATTGGCGGCGCGCCAGTGCCCCCCTCGACGCTCGGGATCATCGTCACCAAGCCGCGCGAGGACGTCGCCGCCGCATTCCGCAAGGCGCTCGACGATTTGCAGGCAAGCGGCAAGCTGCAGGCCATGGCCGACAAATGGGGGGTTGCCGCCGGCATGACCATGTGCACCAGCGCCAAGCCCTGCCCGTGA
- a CDS encoding amino acid ABC transporter permease has protein sequence MLNSILAYFDSDVSFVFDTSFFLRFVFSPSPALLKGLGLTVVAAVTSQVLGVILGCLLALAGLSRFGLLRGFNQSYLFFFRGTPVLVQLVLIYYGLPYLLGGADLFPPRVFIGPLWVQGALVAGIVTFGLHEAAYMSEIIRAGIQSIDEGQSEAAQALGMTPALAMRRIILPQAARVIVPPLGNQFNQMLKTTSLLSVIAVPELFRVAEEVQSATYKSFEVYLGVSVYYLALTGAWTIIQMLIERSLSGSRRTVTANARAA, from the coding sequence ATGCTGAATTCAATTCTTGCCTATTTCGATAGCGACGTGAGCTTCGTCTTCGACACGAGCTTTTTCCTTCGCTTCGTGTTCTCGCCGAGCCCAGCGCTATTGAAGGGGCTGGGTCTGACAGTGGTGGCCGCGGTCACCTCGCAGGTTCTCGGCGTCATTCTGGGTTGTCTTCTGGCGCTCGCGGGTCTCAGCCGGTTCGGGTTGCTGCGCGGTTTCAATCAAAGCTATCTCTTCTTCTTTCGCGGAACGCCGGTTCTCGTGCAACTCGTGCTGATTTATTATGGACTGCCCTATCTCCTGGGTGGTGCGGACCTGTTCCCGCCGCGTGTCTTCATCGGGCCGCTGTGGGTGCAGGGCGCGCTGGTCGCCGGCATCGTCACTTTTGGGCTGCATGAGGCAGCCTATATGAGCGAGATCATCCGTGCCGGCATCCAGTCCATCGATGAGGGCCAATCCGAGGCCGCGCAGGCTCTTGGCATGACGCCCGCGCTTGCCATGCGCCGGATCATCCTGCCGCAGGCTGCTCGCGTCATCGTGCCGCCGCTCGGCAACCAGTTCAACCAGATGCTGAAAACGACCTCCCTGCTCAGCGTGATCGCGGTGCCGGAGCTTTTCCGAGTCGCGGAAGAGGTGCAATCGGCGACCTACAAGTCCTTCGAGGTCTATCTCGGTGTCTCCGTCTACTATCTCGCGCTCACCGGTGCCTGGACGATCATCCAGATGCTGATCGAGCGGAGCCTGTCGGGTTCGCGCCGCACCGTCACGGCCAACGCGAGGGCAGCGTGA
- a CDS encoding amino acid ABC transporter ATP-binding protein codes for MKSAAREPAFVECDGVEVHFGALPVIQGVSFSVSRGEVVAIIGPSGSGKTTLIRCLNHLLAPSAGTVRIAGETLGVRVGANGGLIKLPARKVAAQRRSIGFVFQRFNLFPHLTTLQNVMEAPVHVLGRSKTDARAVAEKHLARVGLADKAHAYPRQLSGGQQQRVAIARALAMDPELILFDEPTSALDPEMVGEVLAVMRDLAAQGMTMLIVSHEMGFVREVADRVIMLDAGRIVEQGPPAEVFDQPKSPRTQAFLSKIL; via the coding sequence ATGAAGTCGGCTGCGCGTGAACCGGCCTTTGTGGAATGCGACGGCGTGGAGGTGCACTTCGGTGCCCTGCCAGTCATCCAGGGGGTCTCCTTCTCCGTTTCCAGGGGCGAGGTCGTTGCCATCATCGGGCCCTCGGGATCGGGCAAGACCACATTGATCCGCTGCCTCAATCATCTGCTTGCGCCGTCGGCCGGCACAGTACGCATCGCCGGCGAGACGCTCGGCGTGCGGGTGGGGGCGAACGGCGGGCTGATCAAGCTGCCGGCGCGCAAGGTCGCCGCCCAGCGCCGCTCCATCGGCTTCGTGTTTCAGCGCTTCAACCTGTTTCCGCATCTCACCACCCTCCAGAATGTCATGGAGGCTCCGGTGCACGTCCTTGGCAGGTCGAAAACCGACGCGCGCGCCGTGGCCGAGAAACATCTCGCCCGAGTCGGGCTTGCCGACAAGGCCCACGCCTATCCACGCCAGCTCTCGGGGGGCCAGCAGCAGCGGGTGGCTATCGCCCGCGCGCTCGCGATGGATCCCGAGCTGATCCTTTTCGATGAACCGACCAGCGCCCTTGACCCTGAGATGGTGGGCGAGGTCCTCGCCGTCATGCGCGACCTTGCCGCGCAGGGCATGACGATGCTGATCGTCAGCCACGAGATGGGCTTCGTCCGCGAGGTCGCCGATAGGGTGATCATGCTTGATGCCGGGCGGATCGTCGAACAAGGCCCGCCGGCGGAGGTGTTCGACCAGCCGAAGAGCCCGCGAACGCAAGCTTTTCTCTCGAAAATTCTCTGA
- a CDS encoding UbiD family decarboxylase gives MSSLQSLRAYLAELDASGELAHVPDEVSPHFELSACLSVADGGKALIFDKVAGSSFRAVGNLLSNRDRIARALKIDKDQIQRRLIEAIDGAIPPVEITGGPVQEVITTADPLAGLPVPTFFAAEAGPYITAGLIVAKDPQTGRGNASYARILVTGPATGMIGIAPNHHLAHLARKAASLGQKLEIAVVLGAHPAIQLAGCLYLGLGDDEMHCAGKLLGQPVELVRCRTVDLMVPAHAEMVLEGTIDVDTPIKEGLISEYHGMYEDYGAGFLTEFRCRTHRRDALFQVIEPGYHGEHIYLGALPIAASLRIALARVFPNVGEVAVTASGAGRNDAVVQMVKPKPGQGKRAIFVCWGAVNIVKSVTVVDEDIDPWDLAAVDRARCARMKGDRDIVIVPAVSADRSEPLEHGGLITKIGYDATAKDGDRPEGITQALPPAEFLDAARMKLRTLGIL, from the coding sequence ATGTCGTCACTCCAATCGCTGCGCGCCTATCTGGCTGAACTCGATGCGAGCGGTGAACTTGCCCATGTTCCCGACGAGGTCTCGCCGCATTTCGAACTCTCCGCCTGCCTGTCCGTTGCCGACGGCGGCAAGGCGTTGATTTTCGACAAGGTCGCGGGCAGCAGCTTTCGGGCAGTCGGTAATTTGTTGTCGAACCGCGACCGGATCGCCCGTGCGCTGAAGATCGACAAGGATCAGATCCAACGCCGACTTATCGAGGCGATCGATGGCGCAATCCCGCCTGTCGAAATCACCGGGGGGCCGGTTCAGGAGGTTATCACTACGGCCGATCCACTGGCTGGCCTGCCGGTGCCTACCTTCTTCGCCGCTGAGGCCGGGCCCTATATCACGGCGGGGCTGATCGTCGCCAAGGACCCGCAGACCGGACGGGGCAACGCTTCCTACGCCCGCATCCTGGTGACCGGTCCGGCGACCGGCATGATCGGTATCGCGCCCAACCACCATCTCGCCCATCTCGCCCGCAAAGCCGCCAGCCTCGGGCAAAAGCTGGAGATCGCGGTCGTGCTCGGCGCACATCCCGCGATCCAGCTCGCGGGGTGTCTCTATCTCGGGCTGGGCGACGACGAGATGCATTGCGCCGGCAAGCTGCTTGGCCAGCCGGTGGAGCTCGTGCGTTGCCGGACTGTTGACCTGATGGTACCGGCCCACGCGGAGATGGTGCTGGAGGGCACTATCGATGTCGACACGCCCATCAAGGAGGGGCTAATCTCCGAATACCATGGCATGTACGAGGACTACGGCGCCGGCTTCCTCACCGAGTTCCGCTGCCGGACGCATCGCCGGGACGCCCTGTTCCAGGTCATCGAGCCCGGATATCACGGCGAGCATATCTACCTCGGAGCCCTGCCGATCGCCGCATCCTTGCGCATCGCTCTGGCACGCGTCTTCCCCAATGTCGGTGAGGTCGCCGTCACCGCGTCGGGCGCCGGGCGCAACGACGCCGTGGTGCAGATGGTCAAGCCGAAACCCGGCCAGGGCAAGCGCGCCATTTTCGTGTGCTGGGGCGCAGTCAATATCGTCAAGTCGGTGACGGTGGTTGATGAGGATATCGACCCGTGGGACCTGGCCGCTGTCGACCGCGCGCGTTGCGCGCGGATGAAAGGCGACCGTGATATCGTCATCGTGCCGGCCGTTTCCGCGGATCGGTCCGAGCCACTGGAACACGGCGGGTTGATCACCAAGATCGGCTATGACGCCACCGCGAAGGACGGTGATCGGCCGGAAGGGATCACGCAAGCCCTGCCGCCGGCCGAGTTTCTGGACGCGGCGCGCATGAAGCTCAGAACCCTCGGCATTCTTTGA
- a CDS encoding ABC transporter permease, producing the protein MMVLSRSPAARAARILARCAFYVGMIFLILPVAVVVMSSFTAGDVVSFPPQGWSTRWYGIAAGRQDFLSSLWLTLVLAIVVTFISLVLGLITALTIVRGRYRGRGALSVAALAPLFVPNVVIGFAALPVMAAIGLLGSIWAVLIAYVIIVFPMIVRALIGTIESLNSSTEEAARVFGATPLRAFITVTLPLAGRGIFAAAIFSFVAVLDEAVIIAFIGGTNTVTFPMRLFSYIAETYDPVASVFATLMIVATTALMLVLDRLIGFERLGSNR; encoded by the coding sequence ATGATGGTTCTCAGTCGCTCTCCCGCGGCCCGCGCGGCGCGCATTCTGGCTCGTTGCGCGTTCTATGTCGGCATGATCTTCCTTATTCTGCCGGTCGCTGTCGTGGTGATGTCGTCGTTCACCGCCGGCGACGTCGTGAGCTTCCCGCCTCAGGGCTGGAGCACGCGCTGGTACGGCATTGCCGCGGGACGCCAGGACTTCCTGTCGTCGTTGTGGCTGACGCTGGTCCTCGCTATCGTCGTCACATTCATCAGCCTTGTCCTTGGGCTCATCACCGCGCTGACGATTGTGCGCGGCCGCTATCGCGGACGCGGCGCTCTCAGCGTCGCGGCGCTGGCACCGCTGTTCGTGCCGAATGTGGTGATCGGCTTCGCGGCTTTGCCGGTGATGGCGGCGATCGGGCTGCTCGGCAGCATCTGGGCGGTGCTGATCGCCTATGTGATCATCGTTTTTCCCATGATCGTGCGCGCTCTGATCGGCACCATCGAAAGCCTCAACAGTTCGACGGAGGAAGCTGCCCGGGTCTTCGGCGCGACCCCGCTGCGCGCCTTCATCACGGTCACCTTGCCGCTCGCGGGGCGCGGCATTTTCGCGGCCGCCATCTTCTCCTTTGTCGCCGTGCTCGACGAAGCGGTGATCATCGCCTTCATCGGCGGTACCAATACGGTGACCTTCCCGATGCGGCTCTTTTCCTACATCGCCGAGACCTACGATCCGGTCGCTTCGGTCTTCGCCACGCTCATGATCGTCGCCACGACGGCCCTGATGCTGGTGCTCGACAGGTTGATCGGGTTCGAACGTCTCGGCAGCAACCGCTGA